From Tautonia plasticadhaerens, the proteins below share one genomic window:
- a CDS encoding response regulator transcription factor: MAKLRVFLADDHPVVRGGLRALIDAQPDMEVVGEAADGEAAVLGVLDTGPDVAVLDVSMPEVSGAEATARIRRDRPAVRVLALSAHEDIGYVRQVLAAGASGYVVKRAAAEDLVRAIRRVAAGETYLDPAIAGALVVGLVRAPAGGPAAGAELSEREAEVLRRVALGHPLKQVAADLDVGVRTVETYKARAMEKLGLRTRADVVRYAAMRGWLAGG; encoded by the coding sequence GTGGCTAAGCTCCGCGTCTTCCTGGCCGACGACCATCCGGTGGTCCGCGGCGGCCTGCGGGCCCTGATCGACGCCCAGCCCGACATGGAGGTCGTCGGCGAGGCGGCCGACGGCGAGGCGGCCGTGCTCGGGGTGCTTGACACCGGGCCCGACGTGGCCGTGCTCGACGTGTCCATGCCGGAGGTCTCCGGGGCCGAGGCCACCGCGCGGATCCGCCGCGATCGCCCCGCCGTGCGGGTGCTGGCCCTCTCGGCCCACGAGGACATCGGCTACGTCCGCCAGGTACTGGCCGCCGGCGCCTCCGGCTACGTGGTCAAGCGGGCCGCCGCCGAGGACCTGGTGCGCGCCATCCGCCGCGTGGCGGCCGGCGAGACGTACCTCGACCCGGCGATCGCCGGGGCGCTGGTCGTCGGCCTGGTCCGGGCCCCGGCGGGGGGCCCGGCCGCCGGGGCGGAGCTGAGCGAGCGCGAGGCCGAGGTGCTCCGGCGGGTCGCCCTGGGGCACCCGCTCAAGCAGGTCGCCGCGGACCTCGACGTCGGCGTGCGTACGGTCGAGACCTACAAGGCGCGGGCGATGGAAAAGCTCGGCCTGCGGACCCGGGCCGACGTGGTCCGCTACGCGGCGATGCGCGGGTGGCTGGCCGGCGGCTGA
- a CDS encoding sensor histidine kinase has protein sequence MDDGAAPPLVLVHCGWPADAELACRALGALGCACRVVGGADELQALLGGGPTDLMLADASAGLGPLGTLLAALDAHPEAGDLPLVLLADAADAPLLAGVLARSLHATLLTKPVTQAQFEAAVRAGLRYRAGRREVRRLLAELEGRVAERTAALAEANAALWAEIAARAALSRQLATAQEDERRRIARDLHDQTGQLLAGLALAVRAVADAGPLPAPAAERLADVRRVADELGRQVHELAVRLRPTALDDLGLEAALGQLAAEWSARAGVPVDFQAAGLEAGRLPTEVETVLYRVVQEALTNVAKHARAQSVSVVISRHGGSATAVIEDDGVGSDPIVLDHRGGRLGLVGMRERVSLVGGQLDIETELGRGTAIIARVPLAEGERGDGRG, from the coding sequence TTGGATGACGGCGCGGCGCCCCCCCTGGTCCTGGTGCACTGCGGCTGGCCGGCCGACGCCGAGCTGGCCTGCCGGGCCCTCGGCGCGCTGGGGTGCGCGTGCCGGGTCGTCGGCGGGGCGGACGAGCTGCAGGCGCTGCTCGGCGGGGGCCCGACCGACCTGATGCTCGCCGACGCCTCCGCCGGCCTCGGGCCGCTGGGGACGCTGCTGGCGGCCCTCGACGCCCATCCCGAGGCCGGCGACCTGCCGCTGGTCCTGCTGGCCGACGCGGCGGACGCCCCGCTGCTGGCCGGCGTGCTCGCCCGGTCCTTGCACGCCACGCTGCTGACCAAGCCGGTCACCCAGGCGCAGTTCGAGGCGGCCGTCCGGGCGGGGCTGCGCTACCGGGCCGGGAGGCGTGAGGTCCGCCGGCTGCTGGCCGAGCTGGAGGGCCGGGTGGCCGAGCGGACCGCCGCCCTGGCCGAGGCCAACGCGGCGCTGTGGGCGGAGATCGCCGCCCGGGCCGCGCTGAGCCGGCAGCTGGCCACGGCCCAGGAGGACGAGCGGCGCCGCATTGCCCGCGACCTGCACGACCAGACCGGCCAGCTGCTCGCCGGCCTCGCCCTGGCGGTCCGGGCGGTGGCCGACGCCGGGCCGCTGCCGGCGCCGGCGGCCGAGCGGCTGGCCGATGTCCGCCGCGTGGCCGACGAGCTGGGCCGGCAGGTGCACGAGCTGGCCGTCCGCCTGCGGCCGACCGCCCTGGACGACCTGGGGCTGGAGGCGGCGCTGGGCCAGCTCGCCGCCGAGTGGTCGGCCCGGGCCGGCGTGCCGGTCGACTTCCAGGCCGCCGGGCTGGAGGCCGGACGGCTGCCGACCGAGGTCGAGACCGTCCTGTACCGGGTCGTCCAGGAGGCGCTGACCAACGTGGCCAAGCACGCCCGGGCCCAGTCGGTCAGCGTGGTCATCAGCCGGCACGGCGGGTCGGCCACCGCGGTGATCGAGGACGATGGGGTCGGTTCCGACCCCATCGTCCTCGATCACCGCGGTGGCCGGCTCGGCCTGGTCGGCATGCGAGAGCGGGTCTCGCTGGTCGGCGGTCAGCTGGACATCGAGACTGAGCTCGGCCGGGGGACCGCCATCATCGCCCGGGTCCCGCTGGCCGAGGGCGAGAGGGGGGACGGCCGTGGCTAA
- a CDS encoding ATPase domain-containing protein: MMTRLSTGIPALDDVLRGGLLPGESYLVRGSSGTGKTTLGMQFLMAGARRGEPALYVSLTEPEAVIRRSAERRGWGLDGIHVLDLHARAGPEETTPEGTYTIFHPAEVELAPATRRIAEAIEGLGPARVVFDNLSEVGFLSRDPIRYRRQVAALKDSLMERGHTALFLAESNRHQFDEDILSLVQGIIQVDRDHRRDGRERRALRVEKYRDSDFASGDHALDIEQHGLVVYPRMLATEHGRDFPREALGSGVAELDRQLGGGIDRGTVTLIAGNSGAGKTTVGLGFLAEAARRGERAVAYSFEEGAPEILTRCEALGLGVRGLIERGLLEVTKVNPLVLYPDQFAARVREEVEGRGTRLVMIDSLNGYLATMPDESCLVSHVSQLASYLNRMGVATLLTLELPTLNQSDEAHRLGLSHLVDTILLLKLFEAEGGLRIASGVIKRRLGGHDRAFRDLEITPEGVRVGGPLPEFRGILGGQANTAGPDAGAGPRDGEGHLG; this comes from the coding sequence ATGATGACGCGACTCTCGACCGGCATCCCGGCCCTCGACGACGTGCTCCGCGGCGGCCTGCTGCCCGGCGAGTCGTACCTGGTCCGCGGGTCCTCCGGAACCGGAAAGACCACCCTGGGCATGCAGTTCCTCATGGCCGGCGCCCGCCGCGGCGAGCCGGCCCTCTACGTCTCCCTGACCGAGCCCGAGGCCGTCATCCGCCGCTCCGCCGAGCGGCGCGGCTGGGGCCTTGACGGCATCCACGTCCTGGACCTCCATGCCCGCGCCGGCCCCGAGGAGACGACCCCCGAGGGCACCTACACCATCTTCCACCCCGCCGAGGTCGAGCTGGCCCCCGCCACCCGGCGGATCGCCGAGGCGATCGAGGGCCTAGGCCCGGCCCGCGTCGTCTTCGACAACCTCAGCGAGGTCGGCTTCCTCAGCCGCGACCCGATCCGCTACCGTCGCCAGGTTGCCGCCCTGAAGGACTCCCTCATGGAGCGGGGCCACACCGCCCTGTTCCTGGCCGAGAGCAACCGGCACCAGTTCGACGAGGACATCCTCTCGCTCGTCCAGGGCATCATCCAGGTCGACCGGGACCATAGACGGGACGGGCGCGAGCGCCGCGCCCTGCGGGTGGAGAAGTATCGCGACAGCGACTTCGCCTCCGGCGACCACGCCCTGGACATCGAGCAGCACGGCCTGGTGGTCTACCCTCGTATGCTGGCCACCGAGCACGGCCGGGACTTCCCCCGCGAGGCGCTTGGCAGCGGCGTCGCGGAGCTGGACCGCCAGCTCGGTGGCGGGATCGACCGGGGCACCGTCACGCTGATCGCCGGCAACTCCGGGGCCGGCAAGACCACCGTCGGCCTGGGCTTCCTGGCCGAGGCGGCCCGCCGGGGCGAGCGGGCCGTGGCCTACTCGTTCGAGGAGGGGGCCCCGGAGATCCTCACCCGCTGCGAGGCGCTGGGGCTCGGCGTCCGAGGGCTGATCGAGCGGGGCCTGCTGGAGGTCACCAAGGTCAACCCGCTGGTGCTCTACCCCGACCAGTTCGCCGCCCGGGTCCGCGAGGAGGTGGAGGGCAGGGGGACCCGGCTGGTGATGATCGACAGCCTCAACGGCTACCTCGCCACCATGCCCGACGAGTCGTGCCTGGTCAGCCACGTGAGCCAGCTGGCCAGCTACCTCAACCGGATGGGGGTCGCTACCCTGCTGACGCTGGAGCTGCCGACCCTGAACCAGTCGGACGAGGCGCACCGGCTCGGCCTGAGCCACCTGGTCGACACGATCCTGCTGCTGAAGCTCTTCGAGGCCGAGGGCGGCCTGCGGATCGCCTCGGGGGTCATCAAGCGCCGGCTCGGCGGCCACGACCGGGCCTTCCGCGACCTGGAAATCACGCCCGAGGGGGTGCGCGTGGGCGGGCCGCTGCCGGAATTCCGGGGGATCCTCGGAGGGCAGGCCAACACCGCCGGCCCGGACGCGGGGGCCGGTCCGAGGGACGGGGAGGGGCACCTTGGATGA
- a CDS encoding HPr family phosphocarrier protein, giving the protein MIPTQNGTTPGPGGPVHRRFEVTDPAGLHLRAAARLAQAAAGFVAEVRVRGDGRVADARSILDLMMLAADCGSRLDLEARGADAEAAARVLADLVGATRTV; this is encoded by the coding sequence ATGATCCCCACGCAGAACGGTACGACGCCCGGCCCCGGCGGCCCCGTGCACCGGCGCTTCGAGGTCACCGACCCCGCCGGCCTGCACCTGCGGGCGGCCGCTCGGCTGGCGCAGGCCGCCGCCGGCTTCGTCGCCGAGGTCCGCGTCCGCGGCGACGGCCGGGTGGCCGACGCGCGGAGCATCCTCGACCTGATGATGTTGGCCGCCGACTGCGGCAGCCGCCTGGACCTGGAGGCCCGGGGCGCCGACGCCGAGGCCGCGGCGCGGGTGCTGGCCGACCTGGTCGGGGCGACCCGGACCGTCTGA